Proteins encoded by one window of Bradyrhizobium sp. B097:
- a CDS encoding NnrS family protein: MDLLAPSAGIHAWTGGAIGSMTIAVMTRASLGHSGQALSASTATRAVYASIVIAALARICAAVDPTYSIPRLAIAGIAWTGAFLGFALAYAPLLCSTRKL, encoded by the coding sequence ATGGATCTCCTCGCCCCTAGCGCAGGGATCCATGCCTGGACCGGCGGCGCGATCGGCTCGATGACGATAGCTGTGATGACGCGGGCGTCCCTCGGCCATAGCGGGCAAGCGCTCTCGGCATCCACTGCCACCCGCGCCGTTTACGCCTCGATCGTCATCGCAGCGCTGGCGCGGATATGTGCTGCTGTCGATCCGACCTATTCGATCCCGCGGTTAGCGATCGCGGGTATCGCATGGACAGGGGCGTTTCTGGGATTCGCGCTGGCTTACGCCCCGCTGCTGTGCAGCACCCGCAAGCTCTGA
- a CDS encoding hemerythrin domain-containing protein has protein sequence MIIDLLRREHRNIDLLLTILERELELFEHGRRPDYEVIRAIISYFEVYPEVYHHPQEDLILSKLTLRDPAAAATVGDLAREHADGADRLRRFAEAIDGVLADREIPRLEVGQIIRDFIVNERHHMMVEERDFFPAALKALLPQDWAEVASVLADHKDPLFSDAAEETFDALRAHILRMEQEAEAERH, from the coding sequence GTGATTATCGATCTTTTGCGCCGAGAGCATCGCAATATTGATTTGCTCCTCACTATACTCGAGCGAGAACTTGAGCTCTTTGAGCACGGGCGTCGCCCCGATTATGAGGTTATTCGGGCGATTATCAGCTATTTCGAAGTCTACCCGGAGGTATACCATCATCCCCAGGAAGACTTGATACTCTCCAAGCTGACGCTTCGCGATCCGGCTGCGGCTGCAACCGTTGGCGATCTCGCACGTGAGCACGCAGACGGAGCCGATCGCTTGCGCCGCTTCGCCGAAGCGATCGATGGCGTCCTCGCGGATCGCGAGATTCCTCGGCTGGAGGTCGGCCAGATCATACGAGATTTTATTGTGAACGAGCGTCACCATATGATGGTGGAAGAGCGCGATTTCTTCCCAGCAGCCCTCAAGGCTCTACTGCCCCAGGATTGGGCGGAGGTCGCTTCAGTCCTAGCCGATCATAAAGATCCGCTGTTTAGCGACGCCGCCGAAGAAACTTTCGACGCGCTAAGAGCGCACATTCTGCGAATGGAGCAAGAGGCTGAAGCGGAACGACACTGA
- the hemN gene encoding oxygen-independent coproporphyrinogen III oxidase, producing MRSDLARRYGQDRLPRYTSYPTAPHFNPSIGEAEYRGWLKSISPRRPASIYLHVPFCRSMCWYCGCHTSVTKKDDPIAIYASGLRTEAHLVAESIGHRQPISHIHFGGGTPTIMTPETFADLVGALRYSYFVVPEAEIAVEIDPRTLTEPMTEALGFSGVNRASLGVQSFDPAVQRAINRLQSFDQTARSVEGLRRNGIGKLNFDLLYGLPLQTVSSCLDTVARCIELRPDRFSVFGYAHVPSFKKHQRKIDESALPDSTERHLQSEAIAEALVDAGYVRIGFDHFALPSDELTVAKREGRLRRNFQGYTNDAAETLVGLGASAIGRMPQGFVQNAVATRDYLARIAEERLATVKGYTFTGDDRFRGDIIERVMCDMAVDLSKIARSHGRDPDAAIVDRSRLESLVADGAVTISDDLISVSAGAEFLVRSLASAFDAHLARSTAIHSRAV from the coding sequence ATGCGCTCGGATCTCGCAAGACGGTACGGTCAGGACCGGCTCCCCCGTTACACCAGCTATCCAACGGCCCCGCACTTCAATCCGTCGATCGGCGAAGCCGAATATCGCGGATGGCTGAAGTCGATCTCCCCACGACGGCCGGCCTCTATTTACCTGCACGTGCCGTTCTGCCGATCCATGTGCTGGTACTGCGGCTGCCACACCTCGGTCACCAAGAAGGACGATCCGATCGCCATCTACGCCTCGGGCCTGCGCACCGAGGCGCATCTGGTTGCGGAGAGCATCGGCCATCGGCAGCCGATCTCGCACATCCACTTCGGAGGTGGCACGCCGACGATCATGACACCCGAGACCTTCGCCGATCTGGTCGGCGCGCTGCGCTATTCCTACTTTGTGGTGCCCGAAGCCGAGATCGCCGTCGAGATCGACCCGCGCACGTTGACCGAGCCGATGACTGAGGCTCTGGGCTTCAGTGGGGTCAACCGCGCGAGCCTGGGCGTGCAGAGCTTCGACCCCGCGGTCCAGCGCGCGATCAACCGCTTACAGAGCTTCGACCAGACTGCCCGGAGCGTCGAGGGCCTGCGAAGGAACGGCATCGGCAAACTCAACTTCGATCTGCTGTACGGGCTGCCGCTTCAGACAGTGAGTTCCTGCCTCGACACCGTCGCGAGGTGCATCGAACTCCGGCCGGATCGGTTCTCGGTGTTCGGCTATGCGCATGTCCCCTCGTTCAAGAAGCACCAGCGCAAGATCGACGAAAGCGCATTGCCTGACAGCACCGAACGACATCTGCAGTCCGAAGCGATAGCCGAGGCGCTCGTCGATGCGGGCTACGTACGCATCGGCTTCGATCACTTCGCGCTCCCCTCGGACGAACTCACTGTTGCGAAGCGGGAGGGCCGATTGCGGCGGAACTTCCAAGGCTACACCAACGATGCCGCCGAAACGCTTGTCGGCCTGGGCGCAAGCGCCATCGGTCGGATGCCGCAGGGCTTCGTTCAGAACGCGGTCGCGACACGCGACTACCTAGCGCGCATCGCCGAGGAGCGGCTCGCGACCGTCAAGGGCTACACGTTCACCGGAGACGACCGCTTCCGCGGCGACATCATCGAACGTGTCATGTGCGACATGGCCGTCGATCTCTCCAAGATCGCCAGGTCGCACGGCCGCGATCCGGATGCAGCCATCGTGGATCGCTCGCGACTCGAAAGCCTCGTCGCGGACGGAGCGGTGACCATAAGCGACGATCTGATCTCGGTAAGCGCTGGCGCCGAGTTCTTGGTCCGGAGCTTGGCTTCCGCATTCGACGCTCATCTCGCCCGGTCCACGGCGATCCACAGCCGCGCTGTCTGA
- the ccmE gene encoding cytochrome c maturation protein CcmE has translation MKRRQRRIVMIGSSLAVLAIATGLVLNALRDSIVFFTTPMMAAERHIVAGKRFRLGGLVQPGSLTRGDGLAATFSIADGGGSIPVSFRGPLPDLFREGQGVVAEGALDGAGVFRADTVLAKHDENYMPREVADALKKQGHWKNDTP, from the coding sequence ATGAAACGTAGACAACGACGGATAGTGATGATCGGAAGTTCGCTTGCGGTGCTCGCCATCGCGACGGGACTTGTCCTCAACGCGCTCCGCGACTCCATCGTGTTCTTCACCACACCCATGATGGCAGCGGAGAGGCACATCGTAGCGGGCAAGCGCTTCCGCCTCGGCGGGCTGGTCCAGCCGGGCTCGCTGACGCGGGGAGACGGGCTGGCCGCCACATTCAGTATCGCTGATGGAGGAGGCAGCATCCCGGTGAGCTTCAGAGGCCCCCTCCCCGATCTGTTCAGGGAAGGCCAAGGCGTCGTCGCCGAAGGCGCTCTGGACGGGGCCGGCGTGTTTCGCGCCGACACTGTCCTGGCGAAGCACGACGAAAACTACATGCCCAGGGAGGTGGCCGACGCTCTGAAGAAGCAGGGTCATTGGAAGAACGACACGCCTTGA
- a CDS encoding SUMF1/EgtB/PvdO family nonheme iron enzyme — protein MPDHDGRTCLDAHDGYAAWISLKTGVTHRLPTDEEWTFAAAKKARDEALPRVDPADPAQAWIARYEAESNCSKPAETAPQPGGTFGTNSKGFDDLAGNIWEWTKYLLHPRLVGWEPRAGDERQLRRTIVERAHRAYMTDFIRDPKSGGCAVGFRRRTWASV, from the coding sequence GTGCCCGACCACGACGGACGAACCTGTCTGGACGCCCACGATGGCTACGCGGCCTGGATCTCTCTGAAGACAGGCGTCACGCATCGGCTGCCAACCGACGAGGAATGGACGTTCGCCGCGGCCAAAAAGGCGCGCGACGAAGCCCTGCCGCGCGTCGATCCCGCCGACCCCGCTCAGGCATGGATCGCGCGCTACGAAGCCGAATCGAACTGTTCGAAACCGGCCGAGACCGCTCCGCAGCCCGGCGGCACATTCGGGACCAATAGCAAGGGCTTCGACGACCTGGCCGGCAACATCTGGGAGTGGACGAAATACTTGCTTCATCCGCGTCTCGTTGGATGGGAACCGCGAGCAGGTGACGAACGCCAATTGCGACGTACGATCGTCGAAAGGGCCCATCGCGCCTACATGACCGACTTCATCCGCGATCCGAAGTCGGGCGGTTGCGCGGTCGGATTCCGCCGACGAACCTGGGCTTCCGTCTGA
- a CDS encoding ABC transporter transmembrane domain-containing protein: MTTVEHFEPYAASSRSGGVAKKRDAISTKRSGLRPLVSLFPYVARYRGRAMLAFLSLTVAAVTTLAIPVAARRMVDFGFDPDDLSAIDGYFAAMIAVVAVLACASACRYYFVATLGERVVADVRRDVFGHLLRLSPSFFDQSRSGDLTSRLTADTTQIKAAVGASASVALRNLIMLLGAIVMMTVTSPKLSAMVLLVIPAVVIPLIACGRWVRRLSRNAQDTLADATAYASELIGAIRTVQAYNGAAIATDRFGREVDEAYEASRVSTRARAVLTQLVIFIVFSSVVIILWAGSRDVAMGAMSAGRLGQFILYAVLAATSLGQLSEVWGEVSAASGAAERLFEILRLKPEIAAPNRPLNLPLACQGSVTFEGVSFAYPGRPDVRVLDDVAFSVRSGEKVAIVGSSGAGKSTLFHLLLRFYDPSSGLVSLDGAAVHEAEPEEIRSHIALVPQDPVIFAASARDNIRFGRPSATDAEVERAADLASASAFLAMLPEGLDTRLGERGVMLSGGQRQRIAIARAILRDAPLLLLDEATSALDSESEAAVQAALQGLMMGRTTLVIAHRLATVLSCDRILVMDRGRIVEQGTHEELSSARGLYARLARLQFGTS, from the coding sequence ATGACGACTGTCGAGCACTTCGAACCGTACGCCGCCTCCTCCCGGTCAGGCGGGGTCGCGAAGAAGCGCGATGCGATCTCGACGAAGCGCAGCGGCCTGCGTCCTCTGGTGTCGCTGTTTCCCTACGTGGCCCGCTATCGAGGACGCGCGATGCTCGCATTCCTGTCGCTCACGGTCGCAGCGGTTACCACGCTCGCTATCCCGGTGGCGGCACGGCGGATGGTCGATTTCGGCTTCGATCCGGACGACCTTTCGGCGATCGACGGCTACTTCGCGGCCATGATCGCGGTCGTGGCCGTGCTGGCCTGCGCCAGCGCCTGCCGATACTATTTCGTGGCGACTTTGGGTGAGCGCGTGGTGGCTGACGTCCGGCGGGATGTCTTCGGTCATTTGCTCCGACTGTCGCCTTCTTTCTTCGATCAATCGCGCAGCGGCGATCTCACCTCGCGGCTGACGGCAGACACCACGCAGATCAAGGCGGCGGTCGGCGCATCCGCTTCCGTGGCTTTGCGCAACCTGATCATGCTGCTCGGGGCAATCGTCATGATGACGGTCACAAGCCCGAAGCTTTCTGCAATGGTCCTGCTCGTCATCCCTGCCGTCGTGATCCCCCTGATCGCATGCGGTCGATGGGTCCGGCGACTGTCCCGCAACGCTCAGGATACGCTGGCCGATGCAACCGCCTACGCCTCGGAGCTGATCGGCGCGATCAGAACGGTACAGGCCTACAACGGCGCGGCGATCGCGACCGATCGCTTCGGTCGCGAGGTGGACGAAGCCTATGAGGCGTCTCGCGTTTCGACCAGGGCGAGGGCCGTTCTGACCCAGCTCGTCATCTTCATCGTTTTCAGCAGTGTCGTGATTATTCTCTGGGCCGGCTCTCGCGACGTGGCGATGGGAGCCATGAGCGCCGGACGTCTCGGTCAATTCATACTCTACGCGGTCCTGGCTGCGACGAGCCTCGGCCAGCTCAGCGAAGTCTGGGGCGAGGTGTCCGCGGCTTCGGGCGCAGCGGAGCGCCTGTTCGAGATACTTCGCCTCAAGCCCGAGATCGCAGCCCCGAACCGGCCGTTGAACCTGCCGCTGGCCTGTCAGGGAAGCGTGACATTCGAAGGCGTCAGCTTCGCCTATCCGGGAAGGCCGGACGTCCGGGTGCTCGACGACGTCGCGTTCTCCGTGCGCTCCGGTGAGAAAGTCGCCATCGTCGGGTCGTCTGGAGCCGGCAAGAGTACGTTGTTTCATCTTCTCCTGCGGTTCTACGATCCGAGTTCGGGATTGGTCTCGCTCGATGGAGCTGCCGTCCACGAGGCCGAGCCCGAAGAAATCCGCTCGCACATTGCCCTGGTTCCGCAGGATCCGGTCATCTTCGCCGCCTCCGCCCGAGACAACATCCGCTTCGGGCGCCCCTCCGCGACGGATGCCGAGGTAGAGCGCGCCGCCGACCTGGCCTCAGCTTCCGCGTTTCTGGCCATGCTGCCGGAAGGACTTGATACGCGACTAGGCGAACGTGGCGTCATGCTGTCCGGTGGGCAGCGCCAGCGTATCGCCATCGCGCGCGCGATCCTGCGCGATGCCCCCCTTCTGCTCCTCGACGAGGCCACCTCGGCGCTCGATTCCGAGAGCGAGGCCGCGGTCCAGGCCGCGCTGCAGGGGCTCATGATGGGACGGACCACTCTCGTCATCGCGCACCGTCTTGCTACCGTCCTGTCCTGCGACCGCATTCTGGTGATGGATCGCGGCAGGATCGTCGAACAGGGCACCCATGAGGAGTTGTCTTCGGCCCGCGGCCTTTACGCCCGCCTCGCGCGGTTGCAGTTCGGAACGAGCTGA
- a CDS encoding helix-turn-helix domain-containing protein → MNIEDEEWALYRSERSFDPSALSSSCSDLDFLTALGERLRGLRTARDMSRRELAGASGMSERWIARIESGKGNITILLLRCLASAFRQRPVQPAVDIETNLRCNKELSGGL, encoded by the coding sequence GTGAACATCGAAGATGAAGAGTGGGCGCTATATCGAAGCGAGCGCTCGTTCGACCCGAGCGCGTTGTCGTCGTCGTGTTCCGATCTCGATTTCCTAACTGCATTGGGCGAACGTCTTCGCGGACTCCGCACGGCTCGCGACATGTCGCGCCGCGAGCTCGCCGGCGCCTCGGGAATGTCCGAACGCTGGATCGCGCGGATCGAGAGCGGCAAGGGCAACATCACGATCCTCCTGCTACGGTGTCTGGCTTCGGCTTTTCGTCAACGACCGGTTCAGCCGGCGGTGGATATCGAGACGAATTTGCGCTGCAACAAGGAGTTGTCGGGCGGTTTGTGA
- a CDS encoding biotin/lipoyl-containing protein, with product MNIDIKTDETLWRNTMLPEGFVTKWLVADGELAKEGHGIAVVRIEGALHDIVAPCHGRVKIETGVNHVIEPGSLLATLVPA from the coding sequence ATGAATATCGATATCAAGACGGATGAGACTCTCTGGCGCAATACCATGCTGCCTGAAGGCTTCGTGACGAAGTGGCTGGTTGCCGACGGCGAGCTGGCAAAAGAAGGGCACGGCATCGCCGTTGTCCGTATCGAAGGCGCGCTGCACGATATCGTCGCTCCGTGCCACGGCCGCGTGAAGATCGAGACGGGCGTCAATCACGTTATCGAGCCCGGATCGCTGCTCGCCACGCTCGTTCCCGCCTGA
- a CDS encoding copper chaperone PCu(A)C produces MLKVASITLVAVALLALVSSAPSLVEHGRVAVSQAWSRATPKGAKVAGGYLTVENRGTRADRLLSAESPAAGKVEIHSMTMQDGIMTMRPLDDGLAIPPDATVTLAPGGDHIMFVGLTTPFEEGHRIPVSLNFERAGKVEVTFEVVSVGAKGPRLQIVSGDPAPLTVLPANAVPRGEPFFTHICGTRVMADVTVTPGRSGPVEIDVKLEDGDEKPLAVDGLSVVLSNPDKHIAPVKATAERIAADSWRVRMTAAVDGKWSLSLGIDMTKDDRIDIAAPVIIE; encoded by the coding sequence ATGCTGAAGGTCGCAAGCATCACGTTGGTCGCCGTGGCGCTGCTCGCATTGGTAAGTTCCGCTCCCTCGCTTGTTGAGCATGGACGTGTCGCCGTCAGCCAGGCCTGGAGCCGCGCCACGCCGAAGGGTGCCAAGGTCGCGGGCGGCTATCTCACTGTCGAGAACCGCGGTACTCGCGCCGATCGCCTGCTGTCGGCGGAAAGCCCCGCCGCCGGCAAGGTCGAAATTCACAGCATGACCATGCAGGACGGCATCATGACGATGCGTCCCCTCGACGACGGGCTGGCGATCCCTCCGGATGCGACGGTCACTCTCGCGCCAGGCGGCGATCACATCATGTTCGTCGGATTGACCACGCCGTTCGAGGAGGGACACCGTATCCCGGTGTCGCTGAATTTCGAACGCGCAGGCAAGGTCGAGGTCACGTTCGAGGTCGTCAGCGTTGGCGCGAAGGGACCGCGGCTGCAGATCGTTTCGGGCGATCCAGCACCGCTGACGGTCTTACCGGCAAACGCGGTCCCGCGCGGCGAGCCCTTCTTCACCCACATCTGCGGAACGCGGGTGATGGCCGACGTCACGGTCACGCCCGGCCGCAGCGGGCCTGTCGAGATCGACGTGAAGCTGGAGGACGGCGATGAGAAGCCGCTCGCGGTCGATGGGCTCTCTGTGGTCTTGTCCAATCCGGACAAGCACATCGCGCCGGTCAAGGCCACGGCCGAACGGATCGCGGCGGACAGCTGGCGCGTCCGCATGACGGCCGCGGTCGACGGCAAGTGGTCGCTGTCTCTCGGCATCGACATGACGAAGGACGATCGCATCGACATCGCGGCTCCGGTCATCATCGAGTAA
- a CDS encoding SseB family protein, whose amino-acid sequence MFEPENSLEALMQAAGRDAGIIPAFYQALLEAEIYILTPEAPMKPGRRRSLKFQEQINIATVDFQNMRWHPAFTSKKRIYDYIKEPEVCLGAAARNLFEMLPNCNFWLNPLSECQKPLPASEIALLMSGKIFEMPMRSAR is encoded by the coding sequence ATGTTCGAACCGGAAAACAGCCTCGAAGCCCTGATGCAAGCCGCCGGGAGGGACGCCGGCATCATTCCCGCGTTCTATCAAGCGCTGCTTGAGGCGGAGATCTACATTCTAACGCCGGAAGCACCGATGAAACCCGGCCGCCGTCGTTCGCTCAAATTTCAGGAACAGATCAACATCGCAACGGTCGACTTCCAGAACATGCGATGGCATCCCGCCTTTACCTCGAAGAAGCGCATCTACGACTACATCAAGGAGCCCGAGGTATGCCTTGGCGCCGCCGCGCGCAATCTGTTCGAGATGCTGCCCAACTGCAATTTCTGGCTCAATCCGTTGTCGGAATGTCAGAAACCGCTCCCGGCGAGCGAGATCGCTCTGCTGATGAGCGGCAAGATATTCGAGATGCCGATGAGGTCCGCGCGATAG